A stretch of the Acanthochromis polyacanthus isolate Apoly-LR-REF ecotype Palm Island chromosome 22, KAUST_Apoly_ChrSc, whole genome shotgun sequence genome encodes the following:
- the LOC110972141 gene encoding sorting nexin-9-like, translating to MALQALVLYDFTAEPGNNELSVRAGDTVAVIDQSVGGGWIEAQNSSGHTGLVPEGYLQIGNAGGGGGGDSWSGGGAYVGNTEGWDSRGQQQNQQASPPGEDDDGEWDDDWDDQSLGGYYGNEQAEGEGGASGRSAHGPSVKISLNKFPFSKGPSPEVFLLAKPPANSSRLPVYTGEVGPVWLYPASPLDCVIADPKKESKLYGLKSFIEYQVTPSTTNKPVNHRYKHFDWLYERLLEKFGSLLPIPSLPDKQVTGRFEEDFIRMRMERLQAWMTRMCRHPVVSQSDVFQLFLTYKDEKEWKSGKRKAEKDETVGPMMFSLVEPEAAELDAAQVEQRCEQYSRFTKSMDDGVRELLNVGHTHWKRCTGPLPKEYERIGRAFRNLSTVFSSSKYPGEETLTDALTAAGKTYEEIAQIVAQQPQKDLYFLLETNSEYKGLLGCFPEIIAVHKAAVEKVKEADRLVSAGKISSGDKRSMNQRSSSMSYSLQAEMNHFHSNRIYDYNRVMQLYLEQQVTFYQQIADKLRGALSQFTTL from the exons ATGGCTCTGCAG GCTTTGGTTCTGTATGACTTCACAGCTGAACCAGGGAACAACGAGCTGTCGGTCCGAGCAGGAGACACCGTCGCCGTGATCGACCAG AGCGTAGGTGGAGGCTGGATCGAAGCCCAGAACTCCAGCGGACACACTGGACTGGTTCCTGAAGGATATTTACag ATCGGTAacgctggaggaggaggtggcggAGATTCGTGgtcagggggcggggcttatgtCGGTAACACAGAGGGATGGGACAGTCGAGGACAGCAACAGAACCAACAAG CGTCTCCACCCGGTGAGGATGACGACGGCGAGTGGGACGACGACTGGGACGACCAATCGTTGGGCGGTTACTATGGTAACGAGCAGGCGGAGGGCGAAGGCGGGGCTTCAGGACGGAGTGCCCACGGCCCGTCCGTCAAAATCTCCCTCAACAA GTTCCCGTTCTCCAAAGGTCCGAGTCCTGAAGTCTTCCTGTTAGCCAAACCACCAGCTAACAGCAGCAGGCTTCCTGTCTAT ACGGGAGAGGTGGGTCCTGTGTGGCTCTACCCGGCATCTCCTCTGGACTGTGTGATCGCTGATCCCAAAAAAGAGTCCAAACTGTACGGACTGAAGAGCTTCATCGAGTACCAGGTTACACCCAGC ACCACCAACAAACCTGTCAATCATCGCTATAAGCACTTTGATTGGCTGTACGAGCGTCTGCTGGAGAAATTTGGCTCTCTGCTTCCCATCCCGTCGCTACCTGACAAACAGGTCACAG GCAGGTTTGAGGAGGACTTCATCCGGATGAGGATGGAGCGTCTGCAGGCCTGGATGACCCGGATGTGTCGCCACCCTGTCGTCTCTCAGAGCGACGTCTTCCAGCTCTTCCTCACCTACAAGGACGAGAAG GAGTGGAAGTCTGGGAAGAGGAAGGCGGAGAAAGACGAGACGGTGGGTCCCATGATGTTCAGTCTGGTGGAACCTGAAGCTGCAGAGCTGGATGCTGCCCAGGT ggagCAGAGGTGTGAGCAGTACAGCCGCTTCACTAAGTCCATGGACGACGGAGTCAGAGAGCTGCTGAACGTCGGACACACCCACTGGAAACGCTGCACCGGAC CGCTGCCTAAAGAGTACGAACGGATCGGACGGGCCTTCAGAAACCTGTCGActgttttcagcagcagcaaataTCCAG GAGAGGAGACGTTGACTGACGCTCTGACAGCAGCTGGAAAAACTTACGAAGAGATCGCACAGATCGTCGCACAAcag CCTCAGAAGGACCTGTACTTCCTGCTGGAGACCAACAGTGAATATAAAGGACTGCTGGGATGTTTCCCTGAGATCATCGCTGTACACAAg gctgCAGTAGAGAAGGTGAAGGAAGCCGATCGTTTGGTTTCTGCAGGAAAAATCAGCAGCGGCGACAAAAGAAGCATGAACCAGAGGAGCAGCAGTATGAGCTACTCACTGCAGG CTGAGATGAATCATTTCCATAGCAACCGTATCTACGACTACAACAGAGTGATGCAGCTCTACCTGGAGCAGCAGGTGACCTTCTACCAGCAG atcGCCGACAAGCTGAGAGGAGCTCTGAGCCAGTTCACCACACTGTGA